A stretch of the Cucurbita pepo subsp. pepo cultivar mu-cu-16 chromosome LG16, ASM280686v2, whole genome shotgun sequence genome encodes the following:
- the LOC111777243 gene encoding pentatricopeptide repeat-containing protein At2g17033 isoform X2 gives MSSPISFPLARLNLDSALLLSPITETSWFTWNSKLVADLVAFLDKNGQIVDSETLISEAISKLGIQERKLVNFYCQLVESQSKHGSERGFGNAYACLLELLYNSSSIYVKRRAYESMVTGLCSMKRPQEAESLVKEMKAKGFAPAAFEYRSIIYAYGTLGLFEDMKRSLEEMKNDDIALDTVCSNMVLSSYGAHNKLADMVLWLQIMKTSALPFSVRTYNSVLNSCPKITSILQDKSGDLPVLIEDLITVLDGDEALLVEELVGSSVLKEVMVWDAMEMKLDLHGVHVGAAYVIILEWMKEMRLKFEDESCVIPAQVTVICGSGNHSIVRGESPVKALIREIMFRTQSPLRIDRKNTGCFLAKGKAVKNWWLPK, from the exons ATGTCCTCTCCGATATCCTTTCCTCTCGCACGGCTCAACCTGGACTCTGCTCTGTTGCTCTCACC AATTACTGAGACGTCCTGGTTCACATGGAATTCCAAGCTAGTTGCTGACCTTGTTGCCTTCCTCGATAAAAATGGACAGATTGTTGactcggaaaccctaatttccgAGGCAATTTCGAAATTAGGGATTCAAGAAAGGAAGCTTGTGAACTTCTACTGTCAGCTGGTTGAATCTCAATCCAAACACGGTTCAGAAAGAGGATTTGGTAACGCATATGCTTGTCTTCTTGAGCTTCTTTATAATTCGTCCTCGATTTATGTGAAACGTCGAGCTTATGAATCAATGGTTACTGGTTTGTGCTCCATGAAAAGGCCTCAGGAAGCTGAGAGTTTggtaaaagaaatgaaagccAAAGGATTTGCTCCTGCTGCATTTGAATACAGGTCCATTATTTACGCATATGGAACATTGGGGTTGTTTGAAGATATGAAGAGGAGTTTGGAAGAGATGAAGAACGATGATATTGCTTTAGACACAGTTTGTTCTAACATGGTGCTTTCATCATATGGAGCTCATAATAAGCTTGCAGATATGGTTCTATGGCTTCAAATAATGAAAACTTCTGCTCTTCCTTTCTCGGTTCGGACGTACAATTCTGTCTTGAATTCATGTCCGAAGATTACGTCGATACTACAAGACAAGAGCGGCGATCTTCCAGTGTTGATTGAAGACTTGATCACGGTTCTGGACGGCGATGAGGCTTTGTTGGTTGAAGAGTTGGTTGGTTCATCTGTTTTGAAAGAAGTAATGGTGTGGGATGCAATGGAGATGAAGTTGGATTTGCATGGAGTACATGTTGGTGCAGCTTATGTGATCATTTTGGAGTggatgaaggagatgagacTGAAGTTTGAGGATGAGAGCTGTGTGATTCCAGCACAAGTTACAGTGATTTGTGGATCTGGAAACCATAGTATTGTTAGAGGAGAGTCTCCTGTAAAAGCTCTGATTAGAGAGATTATGTTTCGGACACAAAGTCCGCTGAGAATTGATCGAAAGAACACTGGTTGCTTTCTCGCCAAAGGAAAAGCTGTAAAGAATTGG TGGCTCCCCAAGTAG
- the LOC111776692 gene encoding uncharacterized protein LOC111776692 isoform X5 yields MVGWPNQIQVSNSTNTRRILTLTSYNNKNGAVVLLFLLRATEMEKMTSLNHLFVTTFIGSLSMFMVIPSIVDITMEFLCPHQDHCSIAIYLSGLQQAIVGLGAVVITPVIGNLSDRYGRKAMLTIPMTFSIIPLAIMGYRRTTNFFYAFYIMKTLTDMVSEGTTVSLALAYVADKTSEDQRISAFGILSGVRSVGYVCGTFSARLLSTATVFQVAAFMSVLAVVHMRIFLKESIPDQNELTQPIFDENLSGGDDENGPELPTITQLSIGMSSIRDVISLITSSTTFSQAARVSFFNSLAEKGMQASLAYFLKARFHFDKNQFADLMIIEGVAGAVSLFLLMPALALAIRQERLLSIGLWASIINLIGFTLSLMIRVDPFICIQKIKNLV; encoded by the exons ATGGTAGGTTGGCCAAACCAAATCCAAGTTTCCAATTCTACAAACACCAGAAGGATCCTCACTTTAACTTCTTATAATAACAAGAATGGAGCTGTTGTTTTGCTTTTTCTACTAAGAGCAACAGAGATGGAGAAGATGACGAGTTTAAACCATCTGTTCGTGACGACGTTCATCGGAAGCTTGTCGATGTTCATGGTCATTCCGAGCATTGTTGACATAACAATGGAGTTTTTGTGTCCTCACCAGGATCACTGTTCCATCGCCATTTATCTCTCTGGTCTCCAGCAGGCG ATTGTAGGGCTTGGAGCAGTGGTGATAACACCAGTAATTGGGAATCTATCAGACAGATATGGAAGGAAAGCAATGCTGACTATCCCAATGACGTTTTCAATCATACCGCTCG CCATAATGGGTTATAGAAGAACTACCAACTTCTTCTATGCATTTTACATCATGAAAACTCTCACAGACATGGTTTCAGAAGGCACTACAGTTTCACTAGCTCTTGCTTATGTG GCAGACAAAACTTCAGAGGATCAGAGGATCTCGGCGTTCGGAATCCTATCTGGGGTCAGATCTGTAGGTTATGTGTGTGGAACCTTTTCGGCTCGGCTCCTTTCAACTGCTACAGTGTTTCAG GTGGCTGCTTTCATGTCAGTGCTTGCAGTAGTGCACATGAGGATTTTTCTCAAGGAAAGTATTCCAGATCAGAATGAGTTGACTCAACCGATCTTCGACGAGAACTTAAGTGGTGGTGATGATGAAAATGGACCAGAATTACCTACAATAACTCAGTTATCGATAGGGATGTCTTCTATAAGAGACGTTATCTCCTTAATCACGAGTAG CACAACATTTTCACAAGCAGCAAGAGTTTCCTTCTTCAATAGTCTAGCAGAGAAGGGGATGCAAGCATCACTAGCG TATTTCTTAAAGGCCCGTTTTCACTTCGACAAAAACCAGTTTGCTGACTTGATGATAATTGAGGGGGTTGCCGGGGCCGTTTCACTG TTTCTTTTGATGCCCGCTTTGGCACTAGCTATAAGACAGGAGAGGTTGCTATCGATAGGGCTGTGGGCGAGCATTATAAAT TTGATTGGCTTCACTCTAAGCCTGATGATCCGGGTAGACCCGTTCATTTGCATTCAGAAAATCAAAAACTTAGTGTAG
- the LOC111776692 gene encoding uncharacterized protein LOC111776692 isoform X4, which translates to MVGWPNQIQVSNSTNTRRILTLTSYNNKNGAVVLLFLLRATEMEKMTSLNHLFVTTFIGSLSMFMVIPSIVDITMEFLCPHQDHCSIAIYLSGLQQAIVGLGAVVITPVIGNLSDRYGRKAMLTIPMTFSIIPLAIMGYRRTTNFFYAFYIMKTLTDMVSEGTTVSLALAYVADKTSEDQRISAFGILSGVRSVGYVCGTFSARLLSTATVFQVAAFMSVLAVVHMRIFLKESIPDQNELTQPIFDENLSGGDDENGPELPTITQLSIGMSSIRDVISLITSSTTFSQAARVSFFNSLAEKGMQASLAYFLKARFHFDKNQFADLMIIEGVAGAVSLFLLMPALALAIRQERLLSIGLWASIINILLNSIAWSVWVPYALRAFTIFTILVSPIIFNIASSQVGPSEQLIGFTLSLMIRVDPFICIQKIKNLV; encoded by the exons ATGGTAGGTTGGCCAAACCAAATCCAAGTTTCCAATTCTACAAACACCAGAAGGATCCTCACTTTAACTTCTTATAATAACAAGAATGGAGCTGTTGTTTTGCTTTTTCTACTAAGAGCAACAGAGATGGAGAAGATGACGAGTTTAAACCATCTGTTCGTGACGACGTTCATCGGAAGCTTGTCGATGTTCATGGTCATTCCGAGCATTGTTGACATAACAATGGAGTTTTTGTGTCCTCACCAGGATCACTGTTCCATCGCCATTTATCTCTCTGGTCTCCAGCAGGCG ATTGTAGGGCTTGGAGCAGTGGTGATAACACCAGTAATTGGGAATCTATCAGACAGATATGGAAGGAAAGCAATGCTGACTATCCCAATGACGTTTTCAATCATACCGCTCG CCATAATGGGTTATAGAAGAACTACCAACTTCTTCTATGCATTTTACATCATGAAAACTCTCACAGACATGGTTTCAGAAGGCACTACAGTTTCACTAGCTCTTGCTTATGTG GCAGACAAAACTTCAGAGGATCAGAGGATCTCGGCGTTCGGAATCCTATCTGGGGTCAGATCTGTAGGTTATGTGTGTGGAACCTTTTCGGCTCGGCTCCTTTCAACTGCTACAGTGTTTCAG GTGGCTGCTTTCATGTCAGTGCTTGCAGTAGTGCACATGAGGATTTTTCTCAAGGAAAGTATTCCAGATCAGAATGAGTTGACTCAACCGATCTTCGACGAGAACTTAAGTGGTGGTGATGATGAAAATGGACCAGAATTACCTACAATAACTCAGTTATCGATAGGGATGTCTTCTATAAGAGACGTTATCTCCTTAATCACGAGTAG CACAACATTTTCACAAGCAGCAAGAGTTTCCTTCTTCAATAGTCTAGCAGAGAAGGGGATGCAAGCATCACTAGCG TATTTCTTAAAGGCCCGTTTTCACTTCGACAAAAACCAGTTTGCTGACTTGATGATAATTGAGGGGGTTGCCGGGGCCGTTTCACTG TTTCTTTTGATGCCCGCTTTGGCACTAGCTATAAGACAGGAGAGGTTGCTATCGATAGGGCTGTGGGCGAGCATTATAAAT ATACTACTTAACAGCATAGCTTGGTCAGTTTGG GTTCCTTATGCTTTAAGAGCATTTACAATTTTTACAATTCTGGTCAGTCCAATA ATATTCAACATTGCATCGAGTCAAGTTGGACCGAGTGAGCAG TTGATTGGCTTCACTCTAAGCCTGATGATCCGGGTAGACCCGTTCATTTGCATTCAGAAAATCAAAAACTTAGTGTAG
- the LOC111776692 gene encoding uncharacterized protein LOC111776692 isoform X3, with translation MVGWPNQIQVSNSTNTRRILTLTSYNNKNGAVVLLFLLRATEMEKMTSLNHLFVTTFIGSLSMFMVIPSIVDITMEFLCPHQDHCSIAIYLSGLQQAIVGLGAVVITPVIGNLSDRYGRKAMLTIPMTFSIIPLAIMGYRRTTNFFYAFYIMKTLTDMVSEGTTVSLALAYVADKTSEDQRISAFGILSGVRSVGYVCGTFSARLLSTATVFQVAAFMSVLAVVHMRIFLKESIPDQNELTQPIFDENLSGGDDENGPELPTITQLSIGMSSIRDVISLITSSTTFSQAARVSFFNSLAEKGMQASLAYFLKARFHFDKNQFADLMIIEGVAGAVSLFLLMPALALAIRQERLLSIGLWASIINILLNSIAWSVWVPYALRAFTIFTILVSPIVSFPCFLQSLSLLMKKCRGIHTNLWLEQIFNIASSQVGPSEQLIGFTLSLMIRVDPFICIQKIKNLV, from the exons ATGGTAGGTTGGCCAAACCAAATCCAAGTTTCCAATTCTACAAACACCAGAAGGATCCTCACTTTAACTTCTTATAATAACAAGAATGGAGCTGTTGTTTTGCTTTTTCTACTAAGAGCAACAGAGATGGAGAAGATGACGAGTTTAAACCATCTGTTCGTGACGACGTTCATCGGAAGCTTGTCGATGTTCATGGTCATTCCGAGCATTGTTGACATAACAATGGAGTTTTTGTGTCCTCACCAGGATCACTGTTCCATCGCCATTTATCTCTCTGGTCTCCAGCAGGCG ATTGTAGGGCTTGGAGCAGTGGTGATAACACCAGTAATTGGGAATCTATCAGACAGATATGGAAGGAAAGCAATGCTGACTATCCCAATGACGTTTTCAATCATACCGCTCG CCATAATGGGTTATAGAAGAACTACCAACTTCTTCTATGCATTTTACATCATGAAAACTCTCACAGACATGGTTTCAGAAGGCACTACAGTTTCACTAGCTCTTGCTTATGTG GCAGACAAAACTTCAGAGGATCAGAGGATCTCGGCGTTCGGAATCCTATCTGGGGTCAGATCTGTAGGTTATGTGTGTGGAACCTTTTCGGCTCGGCTCCTTTCAACTGCTACAGTGTTTCAG GTGGCTGCTTTCATGTCAGTGCTTGCAGTAGTGCACATGAGGATTTTTCTCAAGGAAAGTATTCCAGATCAGAATGAGTTGACTCAACCGATCTTCGACGAGAACTTAAGTGGTGGTGATGATGAAAATGGACCAGAATTACCTACAATAACTCAGTTATCGATAGGGATGTCTTCTATAAGAGACGTTATCTCCTTAATCACGAGTAG CACAACATTTTCACAAGCAGCAAGAGTTTCCTTCTTCAATAGTCTAGCAGAGAAGGGGATGCAAGCATCACTAGCG TATTTCTTAAAGGCCCGTTTTCACTTCGACAAAAACCAGTTTGCTGACTTGATGATAATTGAGGGGGTTGCCGGGGCCGTTTCACTG TTTCTTTTGATGCCCGCTTTGGCACTAGCTATAAGACAGGAGAGGTTGCTATCGATAGGGCTGTGGGCGAGCATTATAAAT ATACTACTTAACAGCATAGCTTGGTCAGTTTGG GTTCCTTATGCTTTAAGAGCATTTACAATTTTTACAATTCTGGTCAGTCCAATAGTAAGTTTTCCTTGCTTTCTTCAAAGCTTGTCTTTGCTCATGAAAAAGTGCCGTGGCATTCACACGAATCTATGGCTTGAACAGATATTCAACATTGCATCGAGTCAAGTTGGACCGAGTGAGCAG TTGATTGGCTTCACTCTAAGCCTGATGATCCGGGTAGACCCGTTCATTTGCATTCAGAAAATCAAAAACTTAGTGTAG
- the LOC111776692 gene encoding uncharacterized protein LOC111776692 isoform X2, which translates to MVGWPNQIQVSNSTNTRRILTLTSYNNKNGAVVLLFLLRATEMEKMTSLNHLFVTTFIGSLSMFMVIPSIVDITMEFLCPHQDHCSIAIYLSGLQQAIVGLGAVVITPVIGNLSDRYGRKAMLTIPMTFSIIPLAIMGYRRTTNFFYAFYIMKTLTDMVSEGTTVSLALAYVADKTSEDQRISAFGILSGVRSVGYVCGTFSARLLSTATVFQVAAFMSVLAVVHMRIFLKESIPDQNELTQPIFDENLSGGDDENGPELPTITQLSIGMSSIRDVISLITSSTTFSQAARVSFFNSLAEKGMQASLAYFLKARFHFDKNQFADLMIIEGVAGAVSLFLLMPALALAIRQERLLSIGLWASIINILLNSIAWSVWVPYALRAFTIFTILVSPIIFNIASSQVGPSEQGKAQGYISGINSLANIASPLLFSPLIALFLSKDAPFDFPGFGILCIGLASLIGFTLSLMIRVDPFICIQKIKNLV; encoded by the exons ATGGTAGGTTGGCCAAACCAAATCCAAGTTTCCAATTCTACAAACACCAGAAGGATCCTCACTTTAACTTCTTATAATAACAAGAATGGAGCTGTTGTTTTGCTTTTTCTACTAAGAGCAACAGAGATGGAGAAGATGACGAGTTTAAACCATCTGTTCGTGACGACGTTCATCGGAAGCTTGTCGATGTTCATGGTCATTCCGAGCATTGTTGACATAACAATGGAGTTTTTGTGTCCTCACCAGGATCACTGTTCCATCGCCATTTATCTCTCTGGTCTCCAGCAGGCG ATTGTAGGGCTTGGAGCAGTGGTGATAACACCAGTAATTGGGAATCTATCAGACAGATATGGAAGGAAAGCAATGCTGACTATCCCAATGACGTTTTCAATCATACCGCTCG CCATAATGGGTTATAGAAGAACTACCAACTTCTTCTATGCATTTTACATCATGAAAACTCTCACAGACATGGTTTCAGAAGGCACTACAGTTTCACTAGCTCTTGCTTATGTG GCAGACAAAACTTCAGAGGATCAGAGGATCTCGGCGTTCGGAATCCTATCTGGGGTCAGATCTGTAGGTTATGTGTGTGGAACCTTTTCGGCTCGGCTCCTTTCAACTGCTACAGTGTTTCAG GTGGCTGCTTTCATGTCAGTGCTTGCAGTAGTGCACATGAGGATTTTTCTCAAGGAAAGTATTCCAGATCAGAATGAGTTGACTCAACCGATCTTCGACGAGAACTTAAGTGGTGGTGATGATGAAAATGGACCAGAATTACCTACAATAACTCAGTTATCGATAGGGATGTCTTCTATAAGAGACGTTATCTCCTTAATCACGAGTAG CACAACATTTTCACAAGCAGCAAGAGTTTCCTTCTTCAATAGTCTAGCAGAGAAGGGGATGCAAGCATCACTAGCG TATTTCTTAAAGGCCCGTTTTCACTTCGACAAAAACCAGTTTGCTGACTTGATGATAATTGAGGGGGTTGCCGGGGCCGTTTCACTG TTTCTTTTGATGCCCGCTTTGGCACTAGCTATAAGACAGGAGAGGTTGCTATCGATAGGGCTGTGGGCGAGCATTATAAAT ATACTACTTAACAGCATAGCTTGGTCAGTTTGG GTTCCTTATGCTTTAAGAGCATTTACAATTTTTACAATTCTGGTCAGTCCAATA ATATTCAACATTGCATCGAGTCAAGTTGGACCGAGTGAGCAG GGGAAGGCCCAAGGATACATCTCAGGCATTAATTCCCTTGCGAACATTGCTTCTCCATTACTTTTCAGTCCCTTGATAG CTCTTTTCCTCTCCAAGGATGCACCATTTGACTTCCCCGGCTTCGGTATTTTGTGCATTGGGCTCGCTTCG TTGATTGGCTTCACTCTAAGCCTGATGATCCGGGTAGACCCGTTCATTTGCATTCAGAAAATCAAAAACTTAGTGTAG
- the LOC111777243 gene encoding pentatricopeptide repeat-containing protein At2g17033 isoform X1, whose product MELRLCPPPYVIGDSVRLFSKAPKRYDGFCSYHFRPNLQVKCATLTKQSHRFLSTLATTAAAGDHSATNRLIRKFVASSPKSITLNVLSDILSSRTAQPGLCSVALTLYSRITETSWFTWNSKLVADLVAFLDKNGQIVDSETLISEAISKLGIQERKLVNFYCQLVESQSKHGSERGFGNAYACLLELLYNSSSIYVKRRAYESMVTGLCSMKRPQEAESLVKEMKAKGFAPAAFEYRSIIYAYGTLGLFEDMKRSLEEMKNDDIALDTVCSNMVLSSYGAHNKLADMVLWLQIMKTSALPFSVRTYNSVLNSCPKITSILQDKSGDLPVLIEDLITVLDGDEALLVEELVGSSVLKEVMVWDAMEMKLDLHGVHVGAAYVIILEWMKEMRLKFEDESCVIPAQVTVICGSGNHSIVRGESPVKALIREIMFRTQSPLRIDRKNTGCFLAKGKAVKNWWLPK is encoded by the exons ATGGAGCTCCGCTTATGCCCGCCGCCGTACGTGATTGGGGATAGCGTTCGACTCTTCTCAAAGGCACCTAAACGCTACGACGGCTTCTGCAGTTACCATTTCCGGCCAAATCTGCAGGTCAAATGTGCTACACTCACCAAACAAAGTCACCGATTCCTCTCTACTTTGGCCACAACCGCCGCCGCCGGCGACCATTCAGCTACCAATCGGTTGATTCGGAAGTTTGTTGCGAGTTCTCCGAAATCTATTACTCTCAATGTCCTCTCCGATATCCTTTCCTCTCGCACGGCTCAACCTGGACTCTGCTCTGTTGCTCTCACC TTATATTCCAGAATTACTGAGACGTCCTGGTTCACATGGAATTCCAAGCTAGTTGCTGACCTTGTTGCCTTCCTCGATAAAAATGGACAGATTGTTGactcggaaaccctaatttccgAGGCAATTTCGAAATTAGGGATTCAAGAAAGGAAGCTTGTGAACTTCTACTGTCAGCTGGTTGAATCTCAATCCAAACACGGTTCAGAAAGAGGATTTGGTAACGCATATGCTTGTCTTCTTGAGCTTCTTTATAATTCGTCCTCGATTTATGTGAAACGTCGAGCTTATGAATCAATGGTTACTGGTTTGTGCTCCATGAAAAGGCCTCAGGAAGCTGAGAGTTTggtaaaagaaatgaaagccAAAGGATTTGCTCCTGCTGCATTTGAATACAGGTCCATTATTTACGCATATGGAACATTGGGGTTGTTTGAAGATATGAAGAGGAGTTTGGAAGAGATGAAGAACGATGATATTGCTTTAGACACAGTTTGTTCTAACATGGTGCTTTCATCATATGGAGCTCATAATAAGCTTGCAGATATGGTTCTATGGCTTCAAATAATGAAAACTTCTGCTCTTCCTTTCTCGGTTCGGACGTACAATTCTGTCTTGAATTCATGTCCGAAGATTACGTCGATACTACAAGACAAGAGCGGCGATCTTCCAGTGTTGATTGAAGACTTGATCACGGTTCTGGACGGCGATGAGGCTTTGTTGGTTGAAGAGTTGGTTGGTTCATCTGTTTTGAAAGAAGTAATGGTGTGGGATGCAATGGAGATGAAGTTGGATTTGCATGGAGTACATGTTGGTGCAGCTTATGTGATCATTTTGGAGTggatgaaggagatgagacTGAAGTTTGAGGATGAGAGCTGTGTGATTCCAGCACAAGTTACAGTGATTTGTGGATCTGGAAACCATAGTATTGTTAGAGGAGAGTCTCCTGTAAAAGCTCTGATTAGAGAGATTATGTTTCGGACACAAAGTCCGCTGAGAATTGATCGAAAGAACACTGGTTGCTTTCTCGCCAAAGGAAAAGCTGTAAAGAATTGG TGGCTCCCCAAGTAG
- the LOC111776692 gene encoding uncharacterized protein LOC111776692 isoform X1, with product MVGWPNQIQVSNSTNTRRILTLTSYNNKNGAVVLLFLLRATEMEKMTSLNHLFVTTFIGSLSMFMVIPSIVDITMEFLCPHQDHCSIAIYLSGLQQAIVGLGAVVITPVIGNLSDRYGRKAMLTIPMTFSIIPLAIMGYRRTTNFFYAFYIMKTLTDMVSEGTTVSLALAYVADKTSEDQRISAFGILSGVRSVGYVCGTFSARLLSTATVFQVAAFMSVLAVVHMRIFLKESIPDQNELTQPIFDENLSGGDDENGPELPTITQLSIGMSSIRDVISLITSSTTFSQAARVSFFNSLAEKGMQASLAYFLKARFHFDKNQFADLMIIEGVAGAVSLFLLMPALALAIRQERLLSIGLWASIINILLNSIAWSVWVPYALRAFTIFTILVSPIVSFPCFLQSLSLLMKKCRGIHTNLWLEQIFNIASSQVGPSEQGKAQGYISGINSLANIASPLLFSPLIALFLSKDAPFDFPGFGILCIGLASLIGFTLSLMIRVDPFICIQKIKNLV from the exons ATGGTAGGTTGGCCAAACCAAATCCAAGTTTCCAATTCTACAAACACCAGAAGGATCCTCACTTTAACTTCTTATAATAACAAGAATGGAGCTGTTGTTTTGCTTTTTCTACTAAGAGCAACAGAGATGGAGAAGATGACGAGTTTAAACCATCTGTTCGTGACGACGTTCATCGGAAGCTTGTCGATGTTCATGGTCATTCCGAGCATTGTTGACATAACAATGGAGTTTTTGTGTCCTCACCAGGATCACTGTTCCATCGCCATTTATCTCTCTGGTCTCCAGCAGGCG ATTGTAGGGCTTGGAGCAGTGGTGATAACACCAGTAATTGGGAATCTATCAGACAGATATGGAAGGAAAGCAATGCTGACTATCCCAATGACGTTTTCAATCATACCGCTCG CCATAATGGGTTATAGAAGAACTACCAACTTCTTCTATGCATTTTACATCATGAAAACTCTCACAGACATGGTTTCAGAAGGCACTACAGTTTCACTAGCTCTTGCTTATGTG GCAGACAAAACTTCAGAGGATCAGAGGATCTCGGCGTTCGGAATCCTATCTGGGGTCAGATCTGTAGGTTATGTGTGTGGAACCTTTTCGGCTCGGCTCCTTTCAACTGCTACAGTGTTTCAG GTGGCTGCTTTCATGTCAGTGCTTGCAGTAGTGCACATGAGGATTTTTCTCAAGGAAAGTATTCCAGATCAGAATGAGTTGACTCAACCGATCTTCGACGAGAACTTAAGTGGTGGTGATGATGAAAATGGACCAGAATTACCTACAATAACTCAGTTATCGATAGGGATGTCTTCTATAAGAGACGTTATCTCCTTAATCACGAGTAG CACAACATTTTCACAAGCAGCAAGAGTTTCCTTCTTCAATAGTCTAGCAGAGAAGGGGATGCAAGCATCACTAGCG TATTTCTTAAAGGCCCGTTTTCACTTCGACAAAAACCAGTTTGCTGACTTGATGATAATTGAGGGGGTTGCCGGGGCCGTTTCACTG TTTCTTTTGATGCCCGCTTTGGCACTAGCTATAAGACAGGAGAGGTTGCTATCGATAGGGCTGTGGGCGAGCATTATAAAT ATACTACTTAACAGCATAGCTTGGTCAGTTTGG GTTCCTTATGCTTTAAGAGCATTTACAATTTTTACAATTCTGGTCAGTCCAATAGTAAGTTTTCCTTGCTTTCTTCAAAGCTTGTCTTTGCTCATGAAAAAGTGCCGTGGCATTCACACGAATCTATGGCTTGAACAGATATTCAACATTGCATCGAGTCAAGTTGGACCGAGTGAGCAG GGGAAGGCCCAAGGATACATCTCAGGCATTAATTCCCTTGCGAACATTGCTTCTCCATTACTTTTCAGTCCCTTGATAG CTCTTTTCCTCTCCAAGGATGCACCATTTGACTTCCCCGGCTTCGGTATTTTGTGCATTGGGCTCGCTTCG TTGATTGGCTTCACTCTAAGCCTGATGATCCGGGTAGACCCGTTCATTTGCATTCAGAAAATCAAAAACTTAGTGTAG
- the LOC111777031 gene encoding RING-H2 finger protein ATL16-like, translated as MSSATSSPIQHDLHSDGDEQSPPTLEVQMRSYIRLISGDLNQIVLETAPIPLRNSLFPLPPNARNIDPVFLQIYIADILLSLNVGAVASEIISAQIASFTLQLAEEHNDTNVHVVAVVDNVMESRFWRLQAVPVEQGGSAAVERREVVEEVAAANGRYRMEKVEAEEEEEDLGNCSICLDEMKCEGSEVIRTPCGHVYHESCIFRWLDNSDSCPLCRTKFPLMED; from the coding sequence ATGTCTTCCGCAACTTCTTCACCGATTCAGCACGATCTTCACAGCGATGGCGACGAGCAATCGCCTCCTACTCTGGAAGTTCAAATGCGTTCTTACATCCGTCTGATTTCCGGCGATTTAAACCAAATCGTCCTCGAAACTGCTCCGATTCCTCTGCGGAACAGTCTGTTTCCTCTGCCTCCGAACGCGCGGAATATCGATCCAGTGTTCTTACAGATCTACATTGCGGATATACTTTTATCGCTCAACGTCGGCGCCGTCGCTTCCGAAATCATCTCTGCACAGATCGCGTCGTTCACTCTCCAACTGGCGGAAGAACACAATGATACGAATGTTCACGTCGTCGCCGTGGTGGATAACGTCATGGAGTCCAGGTTTTGGAGGTTGCAAGCGGTGCCGGTGGAGCAGGGAGGGAGTGCGGCGGTGGAGAGGAGGGAGGTTGTGGAGGAAGTAGCGGCGGCGAATGGGAGGTATAGAATGGAGAAAGtggaggcggaggaggaggaagaagatttGGGAAATTGCAGTATCTGTTTGGATGAGATGAAGTGCGAAGGGAGCGAGGTGATAAGAACTCCGTGCGGACATGTGTATCACGAATCATGCATCTTCAGGTGGCTTGATAATTCCGATTCTTGCCCCTTGTGTCGAACCAAATTCCCATTGATGGAGgattga